One Pullulanibacillus sp. KACC 23026 DNA segment encodes these proteins:
- a CDS encoding pitrilysin family protein: protein MEQKHFEQLDERVFQTRLDNGLTVCVVPKPEFNKTFATFTTNYGSIDNRFIPLNKNDWITVPDGIAHFLEHKMFEKPGGGDVFQDFSSQGAQTNAFTSFTRTAYLFSSTSNVEVNLQTLLDMVQTPGFTDQTVEKEKGIIGQEIQMYNDNADWRVYFGLIENMYEKHPVKVDIAGTIESISKITTETLMECYQTFYHPSNMMFFVVGPVDPERVIQVIEENQKAKDYTDKQPVERDYPTEKGHVAKPKSVLKMAVNTSKLMVGYKEGRLHRNGKEMQRHELSVSLLLELMFGKGTDRYQALINEDLIDDSFSFDYTEEKEFGFSAMGGNTKDPDRLAKRLFDMVEEFKGESIDATAFERARKKKIGSLLKSLNSPEYIANQFTRYWFNDMNLFDTVPILEALTIENLEQVMNEHFVREAFTSCQVVPK from the coding sequence GTGGAACAGAAGCATTTTGAACAGCTTGATGAAAGGGTGTTTCAGACAAGACTTGATAACGGACTTACGGTTTGCGTCGTTCCTAAGCCGGAGTTTAATAAAACCTTTGCCACTTTTACGACGAATTACGGGTCGATCGACAACCGTTTCATTCCTTTGAATAAAAATGATTGGATAACTGTTCCAGACGGCATCGCTCACTTTTTAGAGCACAAGATGTTTGAAAAGCCTGGAGGCGGTGATGTCTTTCAAGATTTCAGCTCTCAAGGCGCACAGACCAATGCCTTTACTTCTTTTACAAGGACGGCTTACCTCTTCTCAAGTACGTCGAATGTGGAGGTGAATCTTCAGACGCTTCTAGATATGGTTCAGACGCCTGGCTTTACCGATCAGACCGTTGAGAAGGAAAAAGGGATCATTGGACAAGAAATTCAGATGTATAACGACAATGCGGATTGGCGTGTTTATTTTGGTTTAATTGAAAACATGTATGAAAAACATCCTGTTAAAGTGGATATTGCGGGGACCATTGAGTCGATTTCAAAAATTACAACCGAGACTTTAATGGAGTGTTATCAGACCTTTTATCATCCGAGCAATATGATGTTTTTTGTCGTGGGACCAGTTGATCCGGAGCGAGTCATCCAGGTAATTGAAGAAAATCAGAAAGCCAAAGATTACACGGACAAACAACCGGTTGAAAGAGACTATCCGACTGAAAAGGGCCATGTTGCAAAACCAAAGTCAGTTCTCAAAATGGCGGTTAATACGTCTAAACTTATGGTGGGCTATAAAGAAGGACGATTGCATCGTAACGGTAAAGAGATGCAGCGCCACGAGTTATCGGTTTCCTTACTGCTTGAACTCATGTTCGGTAAAGGGACGGACCGCTATCAAGCCTTAATTAATGAAGATTTGATTGACGATTCTTTTTCTTTTGATTATACGGAAGAGAAGGAGTTTGGTTTTTCGGCAATGGGCGGCAACACTAAAGACCCTGACCGCTTAGCCAAGCGTCTCTTTGATATGGTAGAAGAATTTAAGGGAGAGTCGATCGATGCGACAGCCTTTGAACGGGCCCGCAAGAAAAAAATTGGCTCTTTGTTAAAATCCTTAAATTCCCCTGAGTATATTGCCAATCAATTTACGCGTTATTGGTTTAACGATATGAATTTATTCGATACTGTACCTATTCTTGAAGCTTTGACAATCGAGAATCTGGAACAGGTGATGAATGAACATTTTGTTCGTGAAGCCTTTACAAGCTGTCAAGTTGTACCAAAGTAA
- a CDS encoding pitrilysin family protein: protein MDHLKVKETTHQVNGLTLHTIQTTKFKTVTYYFQFRSPIKRETVTQRALLSGMLKSATQKSPTIKQLNQRLDDLYGATFSSHVQKKGNDHILSIYVHGVNDRYLSNNESVASQSLALLAEAILQPLIEGNAFNKELLNQEKRSLKSRIEALYDDKMRFASQRLIDEMCEGEPFSIHTNGYIEDLEQITPESLFEAYQTMLKEDEMDLYIVGDVTLKEMLASVQNHFTFDREAPLYRSFQPERQAAGEPKVVKESQDVEQGKLNIGYRTNIVFGDPDYYASQVFNGLFGGFPHSKLFMNVREKASLAYYATSRTESFKGLLIVMSGIEFKNYEQATAIIAEQLEKMRQGDFTELEMKQTKALLINAVLEGLDNPFSMIDLLYNRVLVKEAQSLETYADEIEKVTKEEIIQVANKVQQDTIYFLHGKEAE from the coding sequence ATGGATCATCTGAAAGTGAAAGAGACGACGCATCAGGTTAACGGACTGACGCTTCATACTATTCAAACGACCAAATTTAAGACGGTCACTTATTATTTCCAATTTCGCTCCCCAATTAAGCGGGAAACGGTAACCCAGAGAGCCCTTTTATCAGGAATGTTGAAATCGGCGACTCAAAAATCCCCAACGATCAAACAGCTTAATCAGCGGCTTGACGATTTATATGGAGCGACTTTTTCCTCCCATGTTCAAAAGAAGGGCAATGATCATATTCTTTCTATTTATGTTCATGGTGTCAATGACCGTTATTTATCGAATAATGAATCGGTTGCCTCACAGAGCCTGGCCTTATTAGCAGAAGCCATTTTGCAGCCTTTAATTGAAGGAAATGCCTTCAATAAGGAGCTCTTGAATCAAGAGAAAAGGTCCCTGAAGAGCCGAATTGAGGCTTTATATGATGACAAAATGCGCTTTGCTAGCCAGCGGTTGATTGATGAAATGTGTGAAGGCGAGCCGTTTTCCATTCATACAAATGGCTATATAGAAGATCTCGAGCAAATCACACCAGAATCCCTTTTTGAAGCGTATCAGACGATGCTTAAAGAAGACGAAATGGATCTTTATATTGTCGGTGATGTGACACTTAAGGAGATGTTGGCTTCTGTTCAGAACCATTTCACCTTTGATCGGGAAGCGCCTTTATATCGTTCATTTCAGCCTGAACGTCAGGCGGCCGGAGAACCTAAAGTGGTGAAAGAGAGTCAGGACGTTGAACAAGGCAAGCTTAATATTGGATATCGAACCAACATTGTTTTTGGCGACCCGGATTATTACGCCTCACAAGTATTTAATGGTTTATTCGGCGGCTTTCCTCACTCAAAACTCTTTATGAACGTGCGTGAAAAAGCAAGTTTGGCTTATTACGCCACTTCAAGAACAGAGAGTTTTAAAGGGCTATTAATTGTCATGTCAGGAATTGAGTTTAAGAACTATGAACAAGCAACAGCGATTATTGCCGAACAACTGGAAAAAATGCGCCAAGGTGACTTTACGGAGCTCGAAATGAAGCAGACGAAAGCCCTTCTTATTAATGCGGTCTTAGAGGGGTTAGACAATCCTTTTTCGATGATCGATTTATTATATAATCGTGTCTTGGTGAAAGAGGCTCAATCCTTGGAAACTTATGCGGACGAAATAGAAAAAGTAACGAAGGAAGAGATCATTCAAGTCGCGAATAAAGTCCAACAAGATACGATCTACTTTTTGCATGGAAAGGAGGCGGAGTAA